A genomic segment from Paenibacillus sp. FSL K6-1096 encodes:
- a CDS encoding amino acid adenylation domain-containing protein, giving the protein MDLNSSLWLHDPRLREERQYWENLWSELPERSLLLSASVKKSAVGQWSERILSLPEQATAWLFRVSNHSDRRLFAALAALTEVMLAKFTGDSRFLFAVPLERMPASDGLLNTFILMNMSAMSEQTYQSLTQAAHTAYQEGIKHCNFPLEAFLAHQYGEDALAFIKSCSIGIALNNIHDINNLTCKPLLQFLFERSGDRIQVKVMHHESLASSVVESLSQWLIQASLWISECPGMPIEAARLMQENERRRLLETGQGTTLAWDNTLTLDASFRRAAARYGPQTAAVCSGTSMTYEQLDHLSEQLAHQLIRQGLQPGEAAAIAADRSCETLVAMLAVLKAGAAYVPLDLELPGERLHYILQDSHARFVIAASRTQDLNNLGLPVIRAEHPPFDCSSPAPVQSEHDGRSLAYILYTSGSTGHPKGVMIEHRNVLHLVQALQTDVFQEELQERKLALVAPFFFDASVQQIYPALLSGATLYITPDEVRVDGRKLHAFYRKHAIEYTDGTPMHLKMLSLVEDDYNVLALKQLVIGGEALCFEDVRAFRSKFSRVPPTVTNVYGPTECCVDCSFFHIGTEDSSSGIVPIGRPLGEGNLYILRNESELVPSGCTGELWISGPGVGRGYMHPAAKGVGSFLEDPFRAGARMYRSGDLCRWDEHGILHFVERMDYQVKIKGYRIELGEIEKAMIQLRGLKEAVAVVSPDAYGIARLIAFYTEEAGKNLRKDPETDLWNQLKEHLPGYMIPASFIRLEELPLLSNGKINRRRLSEPEFTDLVQQGDHKLPQTPVEKGVHEIWCETLGVAQASVRSNFFASGGHSINAVSMASALQRRFALPVSVSTIFNHPSIEQLAGYIESSQATVIPIARYGERESYPLSFQQRPIFIQQMLYPASYQYNMPSVFSVNGKLDRQRLYNAFSGLVQRHDLLRASFHYVQGEPRMLISSTPAVPDLEDVGQGEISELLARFVRPFDLTKAVQMRMGIASDENENVLLLLDLHHLVCDGESMAYLLRDLFSLYAVAELPDLPGHRFADYCLWQEDYEETASYQQHEKHWREQFTGIGGTKMKYSGLDGDNNQPTGARVETMLDDHMLVQIQDAAQTLRLSVHVFMLNAYAILLSKYLSMSDFGLGTAVNARPAELSNVAGMFVYTLPLRIQIPSGQDFTGFSEQMMNQVARSLEHKEYRLEEYTRLIHTMFVYSENGLPEDTTLPDQVTLHPVPLAERAAKFDYTLECLGGTDGMCIGLDYQADQIEQPEASLLLKRYIFILEQVCANPALSLDEIRIRFPEEQAELKRTIERQSMIVSIPIDL; this is encoded by the coding sequence ATGGATCTGAATTCAAGCCTGTGGTTACACGATCCGCGGCTGCGGGAGGAAAGGCAGTATTGGGAGAATTTATGGAGTGAGCTCCCTGAACGCAGTTTACTGCTTTCCGCCAGTGTGAAGAAGTCAGCGGTCGGGCAATGGTCTGAGCGTATCCTGTCTTTACCGGAGCAGGCGACAGCCTGGCTGTTTCGGGTCAGCAACCATTCGGACCGCAGATTATTTGCAGCACTTGCGGCGCTTACGGAAGTCATGCTGGCGAAATTTACAGGGGATTCCCGTTTTCTTTTTGCGGTACCGCTTGAGCGCATGCCCGCTTCGGACGGCCTGTTAAATACATTTATCCTAATGAATATGTCAGCCATGAGTGAACAGACGTATCAGTCGCTCACTCAAGCAGCCCACACCGCCTATCAAGAAGGAATAAAGCATTGCAATTTTCCGTTAGAAGCCTTTTTGGCGCACCAGTATGGTGAAGATGCCCTAGCATTTATCAAGTCTTGCTCCATCGGGATTGCCCTGAATAATATACATGACATTAATAATTTAACATGTAAACCTTTGCTGCAATTCCTGTTCGAACGCTCGGGAGATCGTATACAAGTTAAAGTGATGCATCATGAGAGTCTTGCGTCATCCGTTGTTGAATCCCTGTCACAGTGGCTGATTCAAGCCTCGTTATGGATCTCTGAATGTCCGGGAATGCCGATTGAAGCAGCGCGGCTTATGCAAGAGAACGAGCGCAGGCGCCTGCTGGAGACGGGTCAGGGTACAACACTTGCCTGGGATAACACCCTGACCCTGGATGCAAGTTTCCGCAGGGCGGCTGCCCGGTACGGCCCGCAGACAGCAGCCGTCTGCAGCGGCACCTCCATGACTTATGAACAGCTCGATCATTTGTCAGAGCAATTGGCGCACCAGTTGATCCGTCAGGGTCTTCAGCCTGGCGAAGCGGCGGCGATCGCGGCAGACCGCTCCTGCGAGACTCTTGTAGCGATGCTTGCTGTGCTGAAAGCCGGAGCAGCATACGTTCCGCTGGATCTGGAGCTGCCTGGGGAGCGCCTGCATTATATTTTACAAGACAGTCATGCCCGATTTGTAATTGCAGCCAGCAGAACTCAGGACCTTAATAATCTCGGATTACCGGTTATCCGGGCGGAGCATCCCCCGTTCGATTGTTCCAGCCCCGCCCCTGTGCAGAGTGAGCATGATGGCAGAAGTCTGGCTTATATTCTGTACACTTCAGGCTCCACAGGCCATCCCAAAGGAGTAATGATCGAGCACCGCAATGTGTTGCATTTGGTTCAAGCGTTGCAGACAGATGTCTTTCAAGAAGAGCTCCAGGAGAGAAAATTAGCACTTGTTGCTCCTTTCTTCTTCGATGCCTCTGTACAGCAGATCTATCCTGCACTACTCTCGGGTGCAACGCTGTACATAACACCAGACGAGGTGCGGGTAGATGGCCGCAAGCTCCATGCGTTCTACCGTAAGCATGCTATCGAATATACGGACGGGACTCCCATGCACTTAAAGATGCTGTCGCTGGTTGAGGATGATTATAACGTATTGGCTCTGAAGCAGCTGGTGATTGGAGGGGAAGCGCTGTGTTTCGAGGATGTTCGTGCATTCAGGTCCAAATTCAGCCGCGTTCCTCCGACGGTTACAAATGTGTACGGGCCAACAGAATGCTGCGTCGATTGCTCTTTCTTCCATATCGGTACGGAGGATTCCTCTTCAGGCATCGTCCCCATCGGCCGCCCCCTTGGCGAAGGGAATCTGTACATTCTGCGCAATGAATCGGAACTGGTCCCTTCAGGCTGTACCGGAGAGCTGTGGATATCGGGCCCAGGCGTTGGCAGAGGTTATATGCATCCCGCTGCGAAAGGTGTAGGTTCCTTTCTAGAAGATCCTTTTAGAGCAGGGGCGAGAATGTACCGGTCAGGAGATTTATGCCGCTGGGATGAACATGGAATTCTGCATTTTGTAGAACGTATGGATTATCAGGTCAAAATCAAAGGCTACCGGATCGAACTTGGTGAGATTGAGAAGGCGATGATACAGCTTCGGGGGCTCAAGGAAGCCGTAGCTGTTGTATCGCCGGATGCTTATGGAATCGCGCGCTTAATTGCCTTTTATACGGAGGAGGCTGGTAAGAATCTCAGGAAAGATCCTGAAACAGATCTCTGGAACCAATTGAAGGAACACCTTCCCGGATACATGATCCCCGCTTCCTTCATTCGTTTGGAAGAGCTGCCTTTGCTGTCGAATGGAAAGATTAACCGGAGAAGGTTATCTGAGCCGGAATTCACTGACTTGGTGCAGCAGGGTGATCATAAGCTCCCGCAGACCCCGGTGGAGAAGGGAGTCCATGAGATATGGTGCGAAACTCTGGGAGTCGCACAGGCATCTGTGCGAAGCAACTTTTTCGCTTCAGGCGGCCATTCAATTAATGCGGTTTCTATGGCTTCGGCACTACAGCGGCGCTTTGCCTTGCCTGTGTCGGTAAGCACGATCTTTAATCATCCGTCCATTGAACAATTGGCCGGATATATAGAGAGCTCGCAGGCCACTGTAATCCCTATTGCACGTTATGGCGAAAGGGAGAGCTATCCCTTGTCCTTTCAACAGCGGCCGATCTTCATACAGCAAATGTTATATCCTGCATCATATCAATACAATATGCCAAGCGTGTTCAGTGTAAATGGAAAGCTGGACCGGCAGCGCCTGTACAATGCATTCTCCGGTCTGGTTCAGCGGCATGACCTTCTGCGTGCAAGCTTCCACTATGTACAAGGTGAGCCCAGAATGCTAATTTCCTCCACCCCCGCAGTCCCAGACCTGGAAGATGTAGGCCAAGGCGAAATAAGTGAGCTGCTTGCAAGGTTTGTGCGTCCGTTTGATCTGACCAAGGCGGTACAGATGCGAATGGGCATCGCTTCGGATGAGAACGAAAATGTGCTGCTGCTGCTGGATCTTCATCACTTGGTATGTGACGGTGAGAGTATGGCGTATCTACTACGGGACTTATTCTCATTATATGCAGTGGCAGAGCTTCCTGATCTGCCCGGACACCGGTTTGCCGATTATTGCTTATGGCAGGAAGATTATGAGGAGACGGCTTCATATCAGCAGCATGAGAAACATTGGCGTGAGCAATTCACCGGGATCGGTGGTACGAAGATGAAGTATAGCGGGCTGGACGGGGACAACAATCAGCCTACAGGCGCCAGAGTTGAGACTATGCTTGATGACCATATGTTGGTGCAAATTCAGGACGCTGCACAGACACTAAGGCTGTCTGTTCATGTATTCATGCTGAATGCTTACGCTATTCTGCTTAGCAAGTACCTCAGCATGAGTGATTTCGGGTTAGGCACTGCAGTCAATGCAAGGCCGGCAGAATTAAGTAACGTGGCAGGGATGTTTGTATATACATTGCCATTACGCATCCAGATTCCTTCCGGACAGGATTTCACCGGTTTCTCGGAACAGATGATGAACCAGGTGGCCCGTTCGCTTGAGCATAAGGAATACCGGCTGGAGGAATATACACGCCTCATCCATACCATGTTTGTCTATTCAGAGAACGGATTACCGGAAGATACGACATTGCCGGACCAAGTGACGCTTCATCCGGTGCCTCTTGCAGAGAGGGCGGCTAAGTTTGACTATACGCTTGAATGTCTGGGTGGTACTGACGGGATGTGCATAGGATTGGACTATCAGGCAGACCAGATAGAACAGCCGGAAGCTTCTCTGCTGCTTAAACGGTACATATTTATTCTGGAACAGGTATGTGCCAACCCAGCACTTAGTCTGGACGAGATTCGCATCCGATTCCCGGAGGAGCAGGCTGAACTGAAGCGGACCATTGAACGCCAGTCGATGATCGTCAGCATACCGATTGATTTATAG